CCACGGCCGGGCGGCTGGTACGCGCACGGGCCGCCGTCGCCGAGCGGCTGCCGGAACTCGCCGATGCCGCGTCATCCGGCCGTCGGTCCCCGGTACTTCGCGAGCGGCTGGGGGCGCTGGCCCTCGCCGAGCACGTACCCGCCCCCTCCGCGCCTTCGGCCGTCCGCCGGGGCGGCGAACGCCGGGCAGGCCGGTGGACCCGGGCGACCGTGTCCTTCGGGGCGCTGCTCGTCGGCGCGACGTGCTTCACGCTGAGCACCGCGCCCACGCAGTACGTGGCACCGATCGCCCCGGCCGAACGCGTCGAGGGCGTCCCCGCGCTGAGCGGCCCGCAGAAGCTGACGCCGCAGGACCTCGAACTGCGGAAGACACTGAGCCGCGAGCTGAACCACGGCCCGGAACGGCTGGTGCCGCACATCCCCTGACCCGGTCCGGTCGCGCCGGGCGCATGGCGGCCCCGGCACCGGCCGGGATCCGGGCCGCCCGGGGCACCTCGGAACCGCTCGGGCCCGTCCGGCGCGAGGGGCGGTGGCCTCCGGGCGCCCGCCCGCCGGACGGAAACGGCGTGGGCCCGCCCCCTGCGATGAGGGGGCGGGCCCACGCCGTTTCCGCGGTGCGGTGGTGACGCGGTGCCGTGGCGGACCGGCCGCCACGGCGCGCAATCAGCCGCCGAGGATCTCGCGGGCCAGCTT
This DNA window, taken from Streptomyces nitrosporeus, encodes the following:
- a CDS encoding sigma factor-like helix-turn-helix DNA-binding protein → MLTGHRKLARQSVERAFQVAWARWPEVARDRDPAGWVRAVAYEYAMSPWRRLRLGRRRPDALPEEPERRALLSALLAMPPSYRRALLLHDGVGLGLAETAAETEASTPATAGRLVRARAAVAERLPELADAASSGRRSPVLRERLGALALAEHVPAPSAPSAVRRGGERRAGRWTRATVSFGALLVGATCFTLSTAPTQYVAPIAPAERVEGVPALSGPQKLTPQDLELRKTLSRELNHGPERLVPHIP